The following coding sequences lie in one Calidithermus timidus DSM 17022 genomic window:
- a CDS encoding RES family NAD+ phosphorylase: MAVIQAWRLVSVARADTAFDGEGSYRYGNRWNHPGTRVVYLASTTSLAALEVLVHAESYDELPEYRAFPVEFDESLVAELPELPPDWQQSPAPQSTKRLGSRWAQEGKSALLRVPSAVVTWEHNYVLNVLHPDYAKVHIGEQRVFIPDSVSSSPNGDELTRPKGVL; encoded by the coding sequence ATGGCGGTGATACAGGCCTGGCGGCTGGTGAGCGTTGCGCGGGCCGATACGGCTTTCGACGGCGAGGGCAGCTACCGCTATGGCAACCGCTGGAATCACCCAGGAACGCGGGTGGTCTACCTTGCTTCCACCACCAGCCTGGCCGCCCTCGAGGTGCTGGTACACGCCGAGAGCTACGACGAGCTGCCGGAGTACCGCGCTTTTCCGGTGGAGTTCGACGAAAGCCTGGTGGCGGAACTACCCGAGCTACCCCCCGACTGGCAGCAAAGCCCGGCTCCCCAAAGCACCAAGCGCCTGGGGAGCCGGTGGGCCCAGGAGGGCAAGAGCGCGCTCTTACGGGTGCCCAGTGCCGTGGTGACATGGGAACATAACTACGTGCTGAACGTACTCCACCCCGACTATGCCAAGGTACACATCGGGGAGCAGCGGGTATTTATACCAGATTCGGTTAGTTCGTCACCGAATGGTGACGAACTAACCCGACCGAAGGGAGTGCTCTAG
- the parS gene encoding type II toxin-antitoxin system Xre/ParS family antitoxin, with product MEIAMFPARTDPTLEPLAFFGLNPHSTDEGIRELKSGLPVEGWAALVHALDTTEKALAEVVQLPLTTLARRKKTGRFTPEESERLLRIARLVAQAQQVFRTEQGVARWFKKPNRALGGKTPLEYASTPIGAEEVERVLERLLDGGPA from the coding sequence ATGGAAATTGCCATGTTCCCCGCCCGCACCGACCCTACCCTCGAGCCCCTGGCGTTTTTCGGCCTGAACCCCCACAGTACCGACGAAGGCATCCGGGAGCTCAAGAGTGGCCTGCCGGTGGAGGGGTGGGCAGCCCTGGTTCACGCCCTGGACACTACCGAAAAGGCGCTGGCCGAGGTCGTGCAGCTTCCCCTCACCACATTGGCCCGTCGCAAGAAGACCGGGCGCTTCACCCCTGAGGAAAGCGAACGCCTGTTGCGCATCGCCCGACTGGTGGCACAAGCCCAGCAGGTCTTCCGCACTGAGCAGGGTGTGGCCCGGTGGTTCAAAAAGCCCAACCGTGCCCTCGGGGGCAAAACCCCCCTCGAGTACGCCAGCACCCCCATCGGGGCGGAGGAAGTCGAGCGGGTGCTGGAGCGCCTCCTGGATGGAGGCCCCGCCTAA
- a CDS encoding helicase-related protein, whose protein sequence is MAVVSAFFTIYAYEALKTQLDTISGMRFLFGEPNFVRTLDPSKQRPPTARIEQDSLELAQQLKQSRVARLCADWIKEKVEVRSVRRPGFVHGKVYQIRQGDYQEAILGSSNFTVQGLGLGKRSNIELNIEVTDRRDRDDVWEWFEELWNNTELVEDVKQQVLDYLERLYTPTAPRFVYYKTLYHLFPQQSAGEGPELKQRQRLSESEIWKTLFEFQRHGAEAAIRKLLTHRGCILADSVGLGKTYTALAVIKYFENLNDRVLVLTPKKLRENWTVYQAHNNSPLNPFLKDRFAYTVLSHTDLSRESGVVGDINLQTLNWGNYDLVVIDESHNFRNNNRGRRGSDGQVIRKSRYERLLEDIINAGVPTKVLLLSATPVNTDLSDLRNQLMLISGGKDGVFGESLGVSSLKDVLAVAQREFNQWALKELRVPEELLERLSPAFFKLLDGLTLARSRKHIETYYAHEMARLGGFPERQKPRAIYAQIDIEGIFPEYNDVHSDIDKYRLALFNPFNYVLEDFRERYERDGVANFTQANRERYLIGMMKVNFLKRLESSVHSFALTLERTCEKIRELIGKLEDFKARQQNGELESVELEAEEDEELQEALQVGKQIKYDLRHLDVERWLQDLRADFEQLNDLLSVARTVTPERDAKLAELRGLLEAKIKNPTCNKQGQPNRKALVFTAFADTAKYLYEQLEPWARAQGVHIGLVVGTGENRATLGQSDFGAILTNFAPRAKRRERLPNFPQDQEIDILIATDCISEGQNLQDCDYLVNYDIHWNPVRLIQRFGRIDRIGSPNQSIQMVNFWPTGDLNAYLNLKNRVEARMALVDLAATAQDNPLTPEQVRTDLSYRDHQLLRLKDEVLDLEDLEDGVTLTDFSLDDFRMDLNNFLDEHREALESAPLGLFALVSETATAQPGIVFCLRQTGPAANVGLNPLSPYFLVYVRSDGTVRYTYAQAKQTLELYRTLCANQPKADQTLHDYFDKQTGNLENLEQPSALLRAALDSIRQTFQRKATQSLFTGRGGMVPKQEEQVTEETPFELVTWLVVLEQPKNHLV, encoded by the coding sequence ATGGCAGTGGTATCAGCATTTTTTACCATCTATGCCTACGAGGCACTCAAGACCCAACTCGACACCATATCCGGCATGCGCTTCTTGTTTGGCGAGCCGAACTTTGTGCGTACCCTTGACCCCAGCAAACAACGCCCCCCCACCGCCCGTATTGAGCAGGACTCCCTCGAGCTTGCCCAGCAGCTCAAGCAAAGCCGGGTAGCCCGTCTGTGCGCCGATTGGATCAAGGAAAAAGTCGAGGTTCGTTCGGTTCGAAGACCGGGCTTTGTGCACGGAAAGGTCTACCAGATCCGACAGGGCGACTACCAGGAAGCCATCCTGGGCAGCAGCAACTTTACCGTGCAGGGGCTGGGGCTGGGCAAACGCAGCAACATCGAGCTGAACATAGAGGTCACCGATCGCCGCGACCGTGACGATGTTTGGGAGTGGTTCGAGGAACTCTGGAACAACACCGAGCTTGTAGAGGACGTAAAGCAGCAGGTGTTGGACTACCTCGAGCGCCTCTACACCCCTACTGCCCCAAGGTTTGTCTACTATAAAACCCTTTACCACCTCTTTCCCCAGCAAAGTGCCGGCGAAGGGCCAGAACTCAAGCAACGCCAACGTTTGAGCGAAAGCGAGATATGGAAAACCCTGTTTGAGTTCCAGCGCCACGGGGCCGAGGCGGCCATCCGTAAGCTGCTCACCCACAGGGGCTGCATCCTGGCCGATAGCGTGGGGTTGGGCAAAACCTATACCGCACTGGCGGTCATCAAGTACTTCGAGAACCTCAATGACCGGGTACTGGTGCTCACCCCCAAGAAGCTGCGGGAGAACTGGACGGTCTACCAGGCTCACAACAACAGTCCACTCAACCCCTTCCTCAAAGACCGCTTTGCCTACACGGTGCTTTCCCACACCGACCTATCCAGGGAGAGTGGCGTGGTGGGGGACATCAACCTCCAAACGCTCAACTGGGGTAACTACGACCTGGTGGTCATAGACGAGAGCCACAACTTCCGCAACAACAACCGGGGGCGGCGAGGCTCGGACGGGCAGGTAATCCGCAAGAGCCGCTACGAGCGGCTATTGGAAGACATCATCAATGCAGGGGTGCCCACCAAGGTCTTGCTGCTCTCGGCCACCCCGGTCAACACCGACCTCTCCGACCTGCGTAACCAGCTCATGTTGATTTCGGGTGGGAAAGACGGCGTCTTCGGCGAGTCCCTGGGGGTCTCGAGCCTCAAGGACGTGCTGGCGGTGGCCCAGCGGGAATTCAACCAGTGGGCGCTCAAAGAGCTCCGCGTTCCGGAAGAGCTGCTCGAGCGCCTGAGCCCAGCCTTCTTCAAGCTGCTCGATGGCCTGACCCTGGCCCGCTCACGTAAACATATTGAGACCTACTACGCCCACGAGATGGCCCGGCTAGGGGGTTTCCCCGAGCGGCAAAAGCCCAGAGCCATCTACGCTCAGATTGATATTGAGGGCATTTTTCCTGAATACAACGATGTGCATAGCGACATAGACAAGTACCGGCTGGCCCTGTTTAACCCGTTCAACTACGTGCTCGAGGACTTCCGTGAGCGGTACGAGCGCGATGGCGTGGCCAACTTTACCCAGGCCAACCGCGAGCGCTACCTGATCGGGATGATGAAGGTCAACTTCCTCAAGCGCCTGGAGAGCAGCGTGCATTCCTTTGCCCTGACCCTGGAGCGCACCTGCGAAAAGATAAGAGAGCTGATCGGCAAGCTCGAGGATTTCAAAGCCCGCCAGCAAAACGGCGAACTGGAGTCGGTGGAACTCGAGGCCGAAGAGGACGAGGAGCTGCAAGAAGCCCTTCAGGTGGGCAAACAGATCAAGTACGACCTGCGCCACCTCGATGTGGAGCGCTGGCTACAAGACCTGCGGGCCGACTTTGAACAGCTCAACGACCTTCTGAGCGTGGCCCGCACGGTCACACCCGAACGCGATGCCAAGCTGGCCGAATTGCGGGGGTTGCTCGAGGCCAAAATCAAAAACCCCACCTGCAACAAGCAGGGCCAGCCCAACCGCAAAGCCCTGGTCTTCACCGCCTTTGCCGATACGGCCAAGTATCTCTACGAACAGCTCGAGCCCTGGGCGCGGGCCCAGGGGGTGCATATCGGGCTGGTGGTGGGAACCGGCGAGAACCGGGCTACCCTGGGCCAGAGCGACTTTGGCGCCATTCTGACCAACTTTGCGCCCCGCGCCAAGCGCCGCGAACGCCTGCCCAACTTCCCCCAAGACCAGGAGATCGACATTCTGATTGCAACCGACTGCATTTCCGAGGGGCAAAACCTCCAGGACTGCGACTACCTGGTGAACTACGACATCCACTGGAACCCGGTGCGGCTCATCCAGCGCTTCGGGCGCATAGACCGCATCGGCAGCCCTAACCAGAGTATCCAGATGGTCAACTTCTGGCCCACCGGCGACCTGAATGCCTACCTGAACCTTAAGAACCGGGTAGAAGCCCGTATGGCCCTGGTAGACCTCGCCGCCACCGCGCAGGACAACCCCCTGACCCCCGAACAGGTGCGCACCGACCTCTCCTACCGCGACCACCAACTCCTGCGCCTGAAGGACGAGGTGCTCGACCTGGAAGACCTCGAGGATGGCGTGACCCTGACCGACTTTAGCCTCGACGACTTCCGCATGGACCTGAACAACTTTCTGGACGAACACCGGGAGGCCCTCGAGAGCGCCCCCTTGGGCTTGTTTGCCCTGGTGAGCGAAACCGCTACCGCCCAGCCAGGCATCGTCTTTTGCCTCCGCCAGACCGGCCCTGCGGCCAACGTCGGCCTGAACCCCCTGAGTCCCTACTTTTTGGTATATGTGCGTTCCGATGGCACGGTGCGCTACACCTATGCCCAGGCCAAGCAGACCCTCGAGCTCTACCGCACCCTTTGCGCCAACCAACCCAAGGCCGACCAAACCCTGCACGACTACTTCGACAAGCAAACGGGCAATCTGGAAAACCTCGAGCAGCCCTCTGCTCTGCTGCGCGCGGCCTTAGACAGCATTCGCCAGACCTTCCAGCGCAAAGCCACGCAAAGCCTGTTTACAGGGCGTGGGGGCATGGTGCCCAAGCAGGAAGAGCAGGTCACTGAAGAAACCCCTTTTGAGCTGGTGACCTGGCTGGTCGTTCTGGAACAGCCCAAGAACCATTTGGTATAA
- a CDS encoding xanthine dehydrogenase small subunit, protein MEFVLNGRRVQLEKFAPQTTLLDYLRASGLTGSKEGCAEGECGACTVVLVREGPAGTEYRGVNSCLLFLPMLAGQEVYTVEGLAQGGKLAEVQAAMVRHGGSQCGYCTPGFVMSLFAEQYRPDRGPDFDLHALSGNLCRCTGYRPIKDAALSLGPAPDDAFKARLREPAPALGPAVYESEQGRFVRPGSLEECLTFLALHPEAKLIAGGTDVAVESNLHYKRWELLVGLEAIPELKVFEERGDAVEIGAGLSLGELERRWKGAPQAVRDLLPLFASPLIRNSATLGGNLGTASPIGDSPPVLLALDAVVRIAGKDGERVVPLAEFFKGYRQTALGRGEVIVSLRVPKPYPTYSRFYKVAKRRMDDISTVAAGFALELDDVGRVARLRLAYGGVAATPVRLFAVEEALTGRPWSAASLRRAQGMIAEAIKPISDHRGSAEYRLRMAQKLLEKFYYETTSAEGVRG, encoded by the coding sequence ATGGAATTCGTTCTCAACGGTCGGCGGGTGCAGCTGGAAAAGTTCGCGCCCCAGACCACGCTGCTCGATTACCTGCGGGCTTCGGGGCTCACCGGCTCCAAGGAGGGCTGTGCCGAGGGGGAGTGCGGGGCCTGCACGGTGGTGCTGGTGCGGGAGGGGCCGGCGGGCACCGAGTACCGCGGGGTCAATAGCTGCTTGCTGTTCCTGCCGATGCTGGCGGGGCAGGAGGTCTACACGGTGGAGGGGCTGGCCCAAGGCGGCAAGCTGGCCGAGGTGCAGGCGGCGATGGTACGGCACGGCGGCTCGCAGTGCGGTTACTGCACGCCCGGCTTCGTCATGAGCCTCTTCGCCGAGCAGTACCGCCCCGACCGGGGCCCGGACTTCGACCTGCACGCCCTGTCGGGCAACCTCTGCCGCTGCACGGGCTACCGCCCGATCAAAGACGCGGCGCTCTCGCTGGGGCCCGCCCCCGACGACGCCTTCAAGGCCCGGCTACGCGAGCCGGCCCCGGCGCTGGGGCCGGCGGTGTACGAGAGCGAGCAGGGGCGCTTCGTGCGGCCGGGGAGCCTCGAGGAGTGCCTCACCTTTCTGGCCCTGCACCCCGAGGCCAAGCTGATCGCGGGTGGAACCGACGTGGCGGTGGAGTCGAATTTGCACTACAAACGCTGGGAACTGCTGGTGGGCCTCGAGGCCATCCCCGAGCTCAAGGTTTTCGAGGAGCGGGGCGATGCGGTGGAGATCGGGGCGGGGCTCAGCCTGGGCGAGCTCGAGCGCCGCTGGAAGGGAGCGCCCCAGGCCGTGCGCGACCTGCTCCCGCTGTTCGCCTCGCCCCTGATCCGCAACAGCGCCACGCTGGGGGGCAACCTGGGCACGGCCTCGCCCATCGGGGACTCCCCGCCGGTGTTGTTGGCGCTGGATGCGGTGGTGCGGATCGCCGGGAAGGACGGGGAGCGCGTGGTGCCGCTGGCCGAGTTCTTCAAGGGCTATCGCCAGACCGCGCTGGGCCGGGGCGAGGTCATCGTCTCGCTGCGGGTGCCCAAGCCCTACCCCACCTACAGCCGCTTCTACAAGGTGGCCAAGCGGCGCATGGACGACATCTCCACGGTGGCGGCGGGCTTCGCCCTCGAGCTCGACGACGTGGGCCGGGTGGCGCGGCTCCGGCTGGCCTACGGTGGGGTGGCGGCCACGCCGGTGCGGCTGTTCGCGGTGGAGGAGGCCCTCACCGGCCGACCCTGGAGCGCCGCGAGCCTGCGGCGGGCCCAGGGAATGATCGCCGAGGCGATCAAGCCCATCAGCGACCACCGGGGCAGCGCCGAGTACCGCCTGCGGATGGCACAGAAGCTGCTGGAGAAGTTCTACTACGAGACCACGAGCGCGGAGGGGGTGAGAGGATGA